TTCGCGCAGGGCCTTGGTGGTGGGGCTGAAGCGCGCGGTGATGAAGGCGATACGGCGATGGCCGAGGGTGACCAGATGCCGCACGGCCAGCCCCGCGCCGAGGTTGTGGGCGGTGGTGACGGCGTCGAGGGGCAGAGTGGGCAGGGTCGGGGGCGGCAGCCGTTCGACGAGCACGACGGGGATGTTGAGGGTGCCGAGCCAGCGCAGCAGATCCTGGCCCGCCTCGCCGGTGTTGGTCGGCGCGACGAGCAGGGTGCGTACGCCGCGTTCGAGGAGGCCGGTCACCTGGCGCCGGTCCTCCGCCGCGTCGTAGGCGGACGCGCGGAGCACAAGGCGTCCGCCCGCGGCGGCCACGGCCGACTGGGCGCCCTGGATGACGGCCGGCCAGTAGTACTCGACGGTGGGGACGACCATGCCGACGAAGGCCTGGTCGGGCAGCCGCCCGGAGGCGAAGGCGCCCCGGGCGGTTCTCTCGTCGGGCCCCTGCGCGCCCTGCCCGCCCTGTCCGCGGTACGGCAGGGTGACCCCGCCGTGGACGCGCGCCACCAGGCCCCGGTCGGCCAGCGTCGTGACGTCGCGGCGGACGGTCACCGCGGTGACGCCGAGCCGGTCGACCAGATCGGCCAGGCGCACGGTGCCCTGTTCCCGCACGGTGGCCAGAATGAACTCCTGCCGTTCCGATGCCAACGCCATCGCGGTCCCCGGCCCTTCGTTGTGATCGTTTTGTTTTGTTCGGTTTCTTTTGGGTCTCTTCTGTTCTATCGCAGCGTCCCGGACGTGGGAAACGATCGAGAGACTTTGTCACTACTCGCATGAGATCCCGTACGGAGAGTGCGTACCGCACCGCCCCAAGGCGCTGCTCACCCACTTTGATCTTTCCTTTCCGATCGATGTTGATCGATGTGTTTCGTTACCGTTGACCGAAAAACACCGGGGCGCTGAAGTGTGCGAACACGTTCCTGCGTGAAAGGAAACCCTTGGTGTTCGGCTCCTCCTCCGACGCCGGTGACAGCGGCAGCACCGCTCGCACGCGCTGGTCCAGAAGGTCCCTGTTGCGGACCTCCTCGGGCCTTGGCGCGGCGCTTCTCGCCGGCGGTCTCACCGGTTGTTCGCGCAGCTCCTCCGGCGCCACGCGGGTGCGGCTGTGGTCCTGGCTGACCGGCATGGACCAGTACGTCGCCGCGTTCAACTCCGCCCAGCGCGACGTCCATGTCGAGCTCAGCGTGATCGCCGCCGGGATCTCCGGCGGCTACGCCCAGCAGACCAACGCGATCCGCGCGCACAACGCCCCGGACATCCTGCACGTCGAGTACCAGGCACTGCCGCAGATCGTGACCACCGGCGGCCTGCGCGACCTGAGCGCCGAGGTGGACGACCTCGCGAAGGGTTTCCTGCCGGCCGCGTGGCAGAGCGTGCGCCCCGGCCAGAAGACCTGGGCGGTGCCGATGGACTTCTGTCCGATGGCGTTCTTCTACCGCAAGGACCTCTTCGACAAGGCGGGCATCCAAGTCCCCCGTACCTGGAAGGAGTTCGGGCAGGCCGCTGCGGCGGTCCGCCGGGCCGACCCGAAAGCACGGATCACCACCTTCCCGCTCAACGACGGCGCGTTCCTCGCCGGGATGTCCTGGCAGGCGGGGGACCCCTGGTGGCGCATCGCCTCCGACGCCTGGCAGGTCGGCATCGACGGTGCGGGCACGATGCGGGTGGCCGAGTACTGGCAGGACATGGTCTCCTCCGGCCGGGCCGCCCATGACGCCACGGGCACCCAGAGCTGGATCTCCGCGATGCACCACGGACGGCTCTGGGGGATGCTCGGGGCCACCTGGGGCGTGGGCATGCTGAAGAAGTCGCTGCCCGAGGACAAGGGGCGCTGGGCCGTTGCCCCCTTGCCCACCTGGGGCGACAACCCGTCCACCGGAGTGTGGGGCGGCTCCGCGTTCTCGGTGTCGGCCGAGAGCGAGGTGCCCGAGGCGGCTCTCACGTTCCTGCGCTGGCTGAGCACCGACCCCGCGGTCCCACGGATCGGTTCGAAGGTCACCTTCCCCTCGCCCGCGTACCTGCCCAACCGGGAGGTCGCCCGCGAGGTGTACCAGGACGACTTCTTTGCCGGCGGTCCGATCTTCGACGTACTGGACAAGGCCGCGACCAGGGTTCCCGAGTGGACCTGGGGACCCACCTCGCTGAGCGCCTTCTCCACCATCGCCGACGCGCTGGGCCCGGTGTCCGCCGGAGCCACCACGATCCCCAGAGCGATGCACAAGGTCCAGTCCTCGACCGTCGCCACCATGCGCGCACGCGGCCTGGCCGTCACGGACGGGAGCCGGACATGACCACCGCAGTGACCTCCTCGAAGGCGCCCGAGTCGCCCCCCGCGTCACCCTCCGCGCCGCCCCGCCGACGGGCGACCCGGCGCCGCCTCACCGGTGCCGCGCTGGCCGCGCCATTCGCGGTACTGCTGCTCTGCACCGTG
This is a stretch of genomic DNA from Streptomyces sp. NA04227. It encodes these proteins:
- a CDS encoding substrate-binding domain-containing protein, whose amino-acid sequence is MALASERQEFILATVREQGTVRLADLVDRLGVTAVTVRRDVTTLADRGLVARVHGGVTLPYRGQGGQGAQGPDERTARGAFASGRLPDQAFVGMVVPTVEYYWPAVIQGAQSAVAAAGGRLVLRASAYDAAEDRRQVTGLLERGVRTLLVAPTNTGEAGQDLLRWLGTLNIPVVLVERLPPPTLPTLPLDAVTTAHNLGAGLAVRHLVTLGHRRIAFITARFSPTTKALREGWRETIASLGLPDHEGLAHDVPPYGSAGWADAYDATLRACREAGATALFVHSDSEAIGLVERARDHGLTVPDGLAVITYDDEVAAAADPPLTAVRPQKHRLGALAAEMALARAADPVERPVHRLQLWPTLVVRASCGGMAAATPPANR
- a CDS encoding ABC transporter substrate-binding protein, with the protein product MFGSSSDAGDSGSTARTRWSRRSLLRTSSGLGAALLAGGLTGCSRSSSGATRVRLWSWLTGMDQYVAAFNSAQRDVHVELSVIAAGISGGYAQQTNAIRAHNAPDILHVEYQALPQIVTTGGLRDLSAEVDDLAKGFLPAAWQSVRPGQKTWAVPMDFCPMAFFYRKDLFDKAGIQVPRTWKEFGQAAAAVRRADPKARITTFPLNDGAFLAGMSWQAGDPWWRIASDAWQVGIDGAGTMRVAEYWQDMVSSGRAAHDATGTQSWISAMHHGRLWGMLGATWGVGMLKKSLPEDKGRWAVAPLPTWGDNPSTGVWGGSAFSVSAESEVPEAALTFLRWLSTDPAVPRIGSKVTFPSPAYLPNREVAREVYQDDFFAGGPIFDVLDKAATRVPEWTWGPTSLSAFSTIADALGPVSAGATTIPRAMHKVQSSTVATMRARGLAVTDGSRT